The proteins below are encoded in one region of Myxococcales bacterium:
- a CDS encoding DUF1223 domain-containing protein gives MRALSLVAIVFCLGCSRREDQRPPRAEPAAALAPRAGSGQAHEPVALVELFTSEGCSSCPPADENLTRIAHASQRSGQRVIALSFHVDYWNYLGWTDPFSDSRYSARQKHYARLLGSNVYTPQMVVNGRKQLLGSSEGEADEAIARGLSEPASHAVKLRTLDGGRFQVEVTGAPRRAMVSLALAESAGDVAVRRGENAGRHLSHVNVVRAFTSREIELPGSVTLDLVLPAEASRDRSVVVAFAQAVDDARVLGAETLRLAQP, from the coding sequence GTGCGCGCCCTTTCCCTGGTTGCCATCGTGTTCTGTCTCGGGTGTTCTCGCCGCGAAGATCAGCGACCTCCGCGCGCGGAGCCGGCAGCTGCGCTCGCGCCGCGTGCCGGGAGTGGCCAGGCGCACGAGCCCGTCGCACTGGTCGAGCTGTTCACCAGTGAAGGTTGTTCGAGCTGTCCGCCGGCCGACGAGAATCTCACGCGAATTGCTCATGCCTCCCAGCGGTCGGGCCAACGTGTCATCGCGCTTTCGTTTCACGTCGACTACTGGAACTACCTCGGTTGGACCGATCCGTTCAGTGACTCCCGCTATTCCGCGCGCCAGAAACACTACGCGCGTCTGCTCGGCTCGAATGTCTACACCCCCCAAATGGTCGTGAACGGTCGCAAGCAACTGCTCGGCTCCAGCGAGGGTGAAGCCGACGAAGCCATCGCCCGCGGCCTATCGGAGCCTGCCTCGCACGCCGTAAAGCTGAGGACACTGGACGGAGGTCGCTTCCAGGTAGAGGTCACGGGTGCCCCGCGCCGCGCCATGGTCAGCCTGGCGCTGGCCGAGAGTGCCGGCGACGTCGCGGTCCGGCGCGGCGAAAACGCTGGGCGTCACTTGAGTCACGTCAACGTGGTGCGCGCCTTCACCAGCAGAGAGATCGAGCTTCCGGGCAGCGTGACACTCGATCTGGTACTGCCGGCGGAGGCGTCGCGGGACCGCTCCGTCGTCGTGGCCTTCGCCCAGGCTGTGGACGACGCCCGGGTGTTGGGCGCGGAGACGCTGCGGCTCGCGCAACCTTGA
- a CDS encoding TolC family protein, giving the protein MRIHLFRRLAEHRHLLLHSAVILAVGCVPARPADTAEGTDGHAARSLTADAPSGEGPRAAPAAAGSPLSAERRPAAPGQDIGARLDRAQLVRAVLTMNPDIEARRAAWRAARSKRRQADTLDDPMLGYEFAPLSIFSGMRFGQTVRVSQRFPWPGKLSSLSDAEERAADASGQEIKLTELDFAMEASLLFDEYWLVDRSLEVNAEHRRLLDEMRSAAEIQYSVGRASLSDPLQADVEIAMLEEQDLGLGSRRDVVTAELNALLHRPPERALPAPPLDLGVSLSAPPPSSALQREALMSSPELKRLAAKTRAAQARVRYAEKQYYPDVTLMASYSSMFAEIEHQFMVGFETPIPIQRGSRAGMVDEASAMASESRHESSHIENMIRSRVEIERRRVIEGIAVVKLYDGRLIPTAKSQVAAARADFTGGKTGFSEVISAEKSLRNIQLSRHAAAAELSKRRTQLDRALGRLPAGVQKGGAK; this is encoded by the coding sequence ATGCGCATTCATCTGTTTCGAAGGCTCGCCGAGCACCGGCACCTGCTCCTTCACAGCGCGGTCATCCTGGCTGTTGGTTGTGTTCCTGCCCGCCCTGCGGACACCGCCGAGGGTACGGACGGTCACGCAGCGCGAAGCTTGACCGCCGACGCGCCGTCTGGCGAGGGTCCGCGCGCAGCTCCCGCCGCCGCGGGCTCCCCTTTATCGGCGGAGCGGAGACCCGCGGCCCCCGGTCAAGACATCGGTGCCCGACTGGATCGAGCGCAGCTCGTACGCGCCGTGCTCACGATGAATCCGGACATCGAAGCGCGGCGTGCCGCCTGGCGCGCAGCGCGCAGCAAACGCCGACAGGCCGACACCCTCGACGACCCAATGCTGGGTTACGAGTTCGCGCCGCTCAGCATCTTCTCGGGCATGCGTTTTGGTCAGACGGTGCGCGTGAGCCAGCGCTTTCCCTGGCCGGGCAAGCTCTCGAGCTTGTCGGACGCCGAAGAGCGAGCAGCCGACGCAAGCGGCCAAGAAATCAAGCTGACGGAGCTGGATTTTGCCATGGAAGCCTCGCTTCTGTTCGACGAGTACTGGCTGGTCGATCGCTCCCTGGAGGTCAACGCGGAACACCGACGCCTGCTCGACGAGATGCGGAGCGCCGCCGAGATCCAGTACTCGGTCGGGCGCGCATCACTCTCCGACCCGCTCCAGGCTGATGTGGAAATCGCGATGCTCGAAGAACAAGATCTCGGCCTTGGCTCGCGGCGGGACGTCGTCACGGCCGAGCTGAACGCACTCTTGCACCGCCCGCCGGAGCGCGCGCTGCCCGCACCTCCGCTCGACCTCGGGGTATCGTTGTCAGCTCCGCCGCCGAGCTCGGCGCTCCAGCGAGAGGCGCTGATGTCGAGCCCCGAACTGAAGAGGCTTGCCGCGAAGACCCGCGCGGCCCAGGCCCGGGTGCGCTACGCCGAGAAACAGTACTACCCGGATGTCACGTTGATGGCGAGCTACAGCTCGATGTTCGCCGAAATCGAACATCAGTTCATGGTCGGCTTCGAGACCCCGATCCCGATTCAGCGTGGCAGTCGTGCCGGCATGGTCGACGAGGCCAGCGCGATGGCGTCGGAGTCGCGCCACGAGTCCTCGCACATCGAGAACATGATCCGCTCACGGGTCGAGATCGAGCGCCGCCGGGTCATCGAGGGAATTGCCGTCGTGAAGCTGTACGACGGGCGGTTGATCCCCACTGCCAAGAGCCAGGTCGCTGCCGCGAGAGCCGATTTCACCGGCGGCAAGACCGGATTTTCCGAGGTCATCTCGGCGGAAAAGAGCCTGCGCAACATCCAGCTCTCGCGCCACGCCGCCGCGGCTGAGCTCTCCAAGCGGCGCACCCAGCTCGATCGCGCGCTCGGCCGCCTGCCCGCCGGTGTCCAGAAAGGAGGCGCAAAATGA
- a CDS encoding efflux RND transporter periplasmic adaptor subunit has translation MTAFERHKHKLIPALALVLVLVAGLIFRHPLIAWFSPKGGSGSAASGHGAAASGSVASASADKKPARPSLPALPEQTYSEPVLASLRTGLEAYEELRNLLAQDTADGLSAPGNRLAAALHAGHSGLGDAPEDVKQRFVAAADAASELGKATSLDAARSRFSSLSEAVVSIVASDARLAKERHVYECPMVSGAFNKWLQTGERLENPYMGKKMLTCGSESTWVAPKEEPTESAHDDHAPGEIAFYTCPMHPSVKQPSAGKCPICGMDLVSVTQEELKTGTVRVDATRRQLIGVKTALVEKRVVSRELKTVGRITYDETRLSEVTIKFKGYIGSLYANATGKKVRRGQTLFTVYSPEIYAAQEELLLALSTRRGLDGGSGGRSDTLVDAARLRLRLWDVTKGTIDKVEKDGKPMRYVPIASPASGFIVEKNVFDGSAVEAGMRLLRIANLDKVWIEAELYEAEIPLVPVGHEAKVTLPYLPEKEFAGKVTFVYPYLDPATRTGKVRIELSNKDVELKPDMYANVALTISRGEKLVIPDSAVIYSGPRRVVFVDVGKDRLKPREIKVGIRSGDFYEVLEGLTAGERVVTSGNFLIAADSRLKSATEMW, from the coding sequence ATGACTGCCTTCGAACGACACAAACACAAACTGATTCCAGCGCTCGCGTTGGTCCTCGTGTTGGTCGCGGGTTTGATCTTCCGCCACCCGCTGATTGCGTGGTTCTCACCCAAGGGCGGAAGCGGTTCCGCAGCGTCGGGTCACGGCGCGGCCGCCAGCGGCAGCGTTGCTTCAGCCTCAGCCGACAAGAAGCCAGCTCGCCCGAGCCTGCCCGCGCTCCCCGAGCAGACCTATTCCGAGCCGGTCCTCGCATCCCTGCGCACGGGGCTCGAGGCCTACGAGGAGCTGCGCAATCTGCTGGCCCAGGACACGGCGGATGGGCTCTCGGCACCCGGCAACCGCCTGGCCGCCGCCCTGCACGCGGGTCACTCGGGGCTCGGAGATGCGCCCGAAGACGTGAAACAACGCTTCGTCGCCGCGGCGGACGCGGCCTCCGAGCTCGGAAAGGCCACGAGCCTCGATGCCGCTCGCAGCCGTTTCAGCAGTTTGAGCGAGGCGGTGGTGTCGATCGTTGCGTCGGACGCGCGGCTCGCAAAAGAACGACACGTCTACGAGTGCCCCATGGTGTCGGGTGCATTCAACAAGTGGCTGCAAACTGGCGAGCGCCTCGAGAACCCCTACATGGGGAAGAAGATGCTCACCTGCGGCTCCGAGAGCACCTGGGTCGCGCCCAAGGAAGAACCCACCGAGAGTGCGCACGACGACCACGCGCCGGGTGAGATCGCGTTTTACACCTGCCCCATGCACCCATCGGTCAAACAACCGAGCGCCGGCAAATGCCCGATTTGCGGCATGGATTTGGTCTCGGTCACCCAGGAAGAACTGAAGACCGGCACGGTGCGAGTCGACGCAACACGGCGACAGCTGATCGGCGTCAAGACGGCGTTGGTCGAGAAGCGTGTCGTCTCACGTGAGCTGAAGACCGTTGGGCGCATCACTTACGACGAGACCCGGCTCTCCGAGGTGACGATCAAGTTCAAGGGCTACATCGGGAGCCTCTACGCCAACGCAACCGGCAAGAAGGTGCGGCGAGGACAGACGCTGTTCACGGTCTACAGCCCGGAGATCTACGCCGCCCAGGAAGAGCTGCTCTTGGCACTGTCTACCCGCCGGGGGCTCGACGGCGGCAGCGGAGGGCGCTCCGACACGCTGGTCGACGCTGCGCGCCTGCGGCTCCGTTTGTGGGACGTAACCAAGGGCACCATCGACAAGGTCGAAAAGGACGGCAAGCCGATGCGCTATGTGCCGATCGCCTCTCCGGCCAGCGGCTTCATCGTCGAAAAGAACGTGTTCGATGGCTCGGCGGTCGAGGCTGGAATGCGGCTCTTGCGCATCGCCAACCTCGACAAGGTCTGGATCGAGGCCGAGCTCTACGAAGCCGAGATCCCGCTGGTGCCGGTGGGGCACGAGGCCAAGGTCACCCTGCCCTACCTGCCGGAGAAGGAGTTCGCCGGCAAGGTCACGTTCGTCTACCCGTACCTCGACCCGGCGACCCGCACAGGCAAGGTGCGCATCGAGCTGTCCAACAAGGACGTCGAGCTCAAGCCCGACATGTACGCAAACGTCGCGCTCACCATCAGCCGCGGGGAGAAGCTGGTCATCCCGGACTCGGCGGTCATCTACTCGGGGCCGCGCCGGGTCGTGTTCGTGGACGTGGGGAAAGATCGGCTGAAACCACGGGAAATCAAGGTCGGGATTCGCTCCGGTGACTTCTACGAGGTGCTCGAAGGGCTGACGGCGGGGGAACGGGTGGTGACCAGCGGCAACTTCCTGATCGCGGCGGACAGCCGACTGAAGAGCGCCACGGAGATGTGGTGA
- a CDS encoding efflux RND transporter permease subunit, which translates to MSGLGSAESSGLVGKVIALCARNRFMTLLFVGVMALWGVYGMRNGPLDAIPDLSDVQVIIYTDWPGRSPDLVEDQITYPISSTLLSAPHVKAVRGQSFFGASFVYVIFEDGTDMYWARSRVLEYLNTAQGKLPDAVNPTIGPDATGVGWVFQYALTDQSGKHDIAELRSLQDWTLRYSLEAIPGVAEVASIGGSVKQYQVNLDPNKLRSHGISVAEVIRRVRASNQDVGGRVIEIAGTEQMVRGRGYVKKKEDLETIPLKVRPDGAPVYMRDVGEVSIGPDMRRGVADLDGQGEAVGGIVVMRYGENALDVISRVKQRLKELEAALPEGVKLVVTYDRSELIEASISTLKHTLAEEMIVVAVIIFLFLLHVRSALIPILTLPLGVLLAFIPMYYQGLTINIMSLGGIAVAIGAMVDASIIIIENIHKKLEHWEAEGRPGDRVDVIIEAMQEVGPSIFFSLLVITVSFMPVFTLEATEGRLFKPLAFTKTYSMGFAAILAVTLTPALAAILIRGKIRGESANPLNRWLIALYSPVVRFVVRYRRTVIVGAVLSVALTIPALSRIESEFMPPLNEGSILYMPTSPPGMSESEAVKVLQSMDSQLRTFPEVTRVFGKAGRADTPTDPAPLSMAEIVILLKPKEQWRPGLTWEGLVKEMDDKLQYPGMPNAWWMPIQTRTEMLATGIRSQLGIKVYGDSVQEIEKTAVAIERAVAKVPGTRSAYAERAAGGFFADFTVDRAEAARHGLLVEDVNDVIMSSIGGMNVSETVEGRERYPINVRYAREFRDTPETLQGVLVSTPTGAQIPLSQVAKLEFKTGPDMLRSEGGKLVGFVFVDIANRPIAEYVGDAKRAVDSEVKVPSGQRLEWAGQFKYFERAKEKLALVVPITLALVFFLLYLNTKSVVETVIVMLAVPFSLVGAIWLIYLLGYHMSVAVWVGLIALAGLDAETGVVMLLYLTLAHKRRKQAGQLQNFADLQEAIVEGAAQRIRPKLMTVLTTLIGLVPVLWSTGTGADVMKRIAAPMVGGLVTSFLLELTVYPAIFALWKRRELPQAEPEPVAAS; encoded by the coding sequence ATGAGCGGCCTGGGTTCTGCAGAAAGCTCCGGTCTCGTCGGGAAGGTGATCGCCCTGTGCGCGAGGAACCGCTTCATGACGCTGCTCTTCGTCGGCGTGATGGCGCTGTGGGGCGTCTACGGCATGCGCAACGGCCCGCTCGACGCCATTCCAGATCTCTCCGACGTACAGGTGATCATCTACACCGACTGGCCTGGACGAAGCCCCGACCTGGTCGAGGACCAGATCACCTATCCCATTTCGAGCACGCTCCTCTCCGCGCCGCACGTCAAGGCGGTGCGGGGACAGTCGTTCTTTGGTGCCTCGTTCGTCTACGTCATCTTCGAAGACGGCACCGACATGTACTGGGCGCGCTCCCGCGTGCTCGAGTACCTGAATACGGCCCAAGGCAAGCTTCCCGACGCGGTGAATCCCACCATCGGGCCCGACGCCACCGGCGTCGGTTGGGTGTTCCAGTACGCCCTCACGGACCAATCCGGCAAACACGACATCGCCGAGCTGAGGAGTCTGCAGGACTGGACGCTGCGCTACTCGCTCGAGGCCATTCCGGGCGTGGCCGAGGTCGCCTCGATCGGCGGGTCGGTCAAGCAGTACCAGGTCAATCTGGACCCCAACAAACTCCGCAGTCACGGCATCAGCGTCGCCGAGGTGATCCGACGCGTCCGGGCATCGAACCAGGACGTCGGCGGTCGGGTGATCGAAATTGCCGGCACCGAGCAGATGGTGCGCGGGCGCGGCTACGTGAAAAAGAAGGAGGATCTGGAGACGATCCCGCTGAAGGTGCGCCCCGATGGCGCCCCCGTGTACATGCGCGACGTCGGAGAGGTGTCCATCGGCCCGGACATGCGACGTGGAGTCGCCGACCTCGATGGTCAAGGCGAAGCCGTCGGCGGGATCGTCGTGATGCGCTACGGCGAGAACGCGCTCGACGTGATCTCGCGGGTCAAACAGCGACTGAAAGAGCTGGAGGCCGCCCTGCCCGAGGGCGTGAAGCTGGTGGTCACCTACGACCGCTCGGAGCTGATCGAAGCCTCGATCAGCACTCTGAAACACACGCTGGCCGAAGAGATGATCGTCGTGGCGGTGATCATCTTTCTGTTTCTTTTGCACGTGCGCAGCGCCCTGATCCCGATCTTGACCTTGCCCCTCGGGGTGCTGCTGGCCTTCATCCCCATGTACTACCAGGGGCTGACCATCAACATCATGTCGCTGGGTGGCATCGCGGTGGCCATCGGAGCCATGGTGGATGCGTCCATCATCATCATCGAGAACATCCACAAGAAGCTCGAGCACTGGGAGGCGGAGGGCAGACCCGGCGACCGCGTCGACGTGATCATCGAGGCCATGCAGGAGGTCGGGCCCAGCATCTTCTTCTCGCTGCTGGTGATCACGGTCTCGTTCATGCCTGTCTTCACGCTGGAGGCCACCGAGGGGCGTTTGTTCAAACCCCTGGCGTTCACCAAGACCTACTCCATGGGTTTCGCGGCGATCTTGGCGGTGACGCTCACTCCTGCGCTGGCCGCCATCTTGATCCGTGGAAAGATCCGGGGCGAGAGCGCGAACCCGCTGAACCGCTGGTTGATCGCGCTCTACTCCCCCGTGGTGCGCTTCGTGGTGCGGTATCGGCGGACCGTGATTGTCGGGGCGGTGCTCAGCGTGGCGCTCACGATCCCCGCGCTGTCACGCATCGAGAGTGAGTTCATGCCGCCGCTGAACGAAGGCTCCATCTTGTACATGCCCACCTCGCCACCGGGCATGAGTGAGTCGGAAGCCGTGAAGGTGCTGCAGTCGATGGACAGCCAACTGCGCACGTTTCCCGAGGTCACCCGTGTCTTCGGCAAGGCCGGGCGCGCCGATACGCCAACAGACCCTGCGCCGCTCTCGATGGCGGAGATCGTCATCTTGCTCAAACCCAAGGAGCAGTGGCGTCCCGGCCTCACCTGGGAGGGCCTGGTGAAGGAGATGGACGACAAACTCCAGTATCCGGGCATGCCGAACGCCTGGTGGATGCCGATCCAGACCCGCACGGAGATGCTGGCGACCGGCATCCGCAGCCAGCTGGGCATCAAGGTCTACGGCGACAGCGTGCAGGAGATCGAGAAGACCGCCGTGGCGATCGAGCGCGCAGTGGCCAAGGTCCCCGGGACCCGCAGCGCCTACGCCGAGCGCGCCGCTGGCGGTTTCTTCGCCGACTTCACCGTCGACCGTGCCGAAGCGGCTCGCCACGGGCTCTTGGTGGAGGACGTGAACGACGTGATCATGTCCAGCATCGGCGGCATGAACGTGTCCGAGACGGTCGAAGGGCGCGAGCGGTACCCGATCAACGTGCGCTACGCACGGGAGTTCCGCGACACGCCGGAGACCCTGCAAGGCGTGCTCGTTTCCACACCGACAGGCGCACAGATTCCGCTTTCACAGGTGGCCAAGCTCGAATTCAAGACCGGCCCCGACATGCTCAGAAGTGAAGGCGGAAAGCTGGTCGGATTCGTGTTCGTCGACATCGCCAACCGACCCATCGCCGAGTACGTCGGCGACGCCAAGCGCGCCGTGGACAGCGAAGTGAAGGTCCCCTCCGGACAGCGCCTCGAATGGGCGGGGCAGTTCAAGTACTTCGAACGCGCAAAAGAGAAGCTGGCGCTCGTTGTGCCCATCACCCTGGCGTTGGTTTTTTTCCTGCTCTACTTGAACACCAAATCCGTGGTCGAGACCGTGATCGTCATGCTGGCGGTCCCGTTCTCGCTGGTCGGGGCCATCTGGCTGATCTACCTGCTCGGCTACCACATGTCGGTGGCGGTCTGGGTCGGGCTGATCGCTCTGGCCGGTCTGGACGCGGAGACCGGCGTGGTGATGCTGCTCTACCTGACCCTCGCCCACAAACGTCGGAAGCAGGCCGGTCAGCTGCAGAACTTCGCTGATCTTCAGGAGGCCATCGTCGAGGGCGCGGCCCAGCGCATTCGACCCAAACTGATGACGGTGCTGACGACGCTCATCGGCCTGGTGCCAGTGCTCTGGAGCACGGGCACCGGCGCGGACGTGATGAAACGCATCGCTGCACCGATGGTCGGCGGGCTGGTCACTTCGTTCTTGCTCGAGCTCACCGTGTATCCGGCGATCTTCGCGCTGTGGAAGAGGCGCGAGCTGCCCCAGGCGGAGCCGGAACCCGTGGCGGCGAGCTGA
- a CDS encoding GMC family oxidoreductase: MLASKLAAAGLSVTLFEHGRRFSAEERRTLLDNRRRGSEPSTFNHTLGEADQIPYTALEASGFTYFHSRVPAVGGSSLHWSAHCPRPTHSDLDAFPLSYAALEPWLGLAEEELGVAGDVDDGEAPPRSKPFPMAAHARSYFEREMLDPACKKLGWALTSNPVAIASKPYRGRVACQACRMCELCPSGARYSADTAHVESFEKLPHARLFAETRVRRLTLGGDGRASHAVVVDRKTGEVSEVAARTFVIAAGGVESTRLLLLTQADSKKPTLDQLGKGFADNVLVAGQLLLPKDVGYGLGFTTTVINHFRHHFDKKRSGAFKLQAYPRLVDRKTLVNWLVHRGRLGPDAVGEAARRCVTLVAMVEKERNGSIDLDPGKKDAFGDRVARVVLPLSARDQTTMELAATAIDQLGVALGATMLENGHRNGQLLWGAHPFGAAAMAKTVKDGVCDANLRVFGMDNVYVLGSAAFPGFGATNPTLTIVALALRLADQLGKKP, from the coding sequence GTGCTGGCGTCGAAGCTCGCCGCGGCGGGTCTCTCGGTCACGCTGTTCGAGCACGGGCGGCGCTTCAGTGCCGAGGAGCGCCGGACGTTGCTCGACAACCGTCGACGGGGCTCCGAACCGAGCACGTTCAACCACACGCTGGGGGAGGCCGATCAGATCCCCTACACGGCGCTCGAAGCCTCGGGCTTCACCTATTTTCACAGCCGCGTGCCCGCCGTGGGTGGTTCGAGTTTGCACTGGTCTGCGCACTGCCCCCGGCCAACCCACAGTGATCTGGACGCGTTTCCTCTGAGCTACGCCGCGCTCGAGCCGTGGCTTGGCCTCGCAGAAGAGGAACTGGGTGTCGCCGGCGACGTGGATGATGGCGAGGCGCCACCGAGATCGAAACCGTTCCCGATGGCGGCGCACGCGCGCTCGTATTTCGAGCGTGAGATGCTGGACCCGGCGTGCAAAAAACTGGGCTGGGCCCTGACCTCGAACCCCGTTGCCATCGCCTCGAAACCGTACCGCGGGCGGGTCGCTTGCCAGGCGTGTCGGATGTGCGAGCTGTGTCCGTCGGGCGCCCGCTACTCGGCCGATACAGCGCACGTGGAGAGCTTCGAGAAGCTGCCGCATGCGCGCCTGTTTGCGGAGACGCGGGTTCGCCGGCTCACGCTCGGGGGTGATGGCCGAGCCAGCCATGCGGTCGTGGTCGATCGCAAGACGGGTGAGGTGAGCGAGGTCGCCGCGCGCACCTTCGTGATCGCGGCGGGCGGCGTAGAGAGCACTCGGCTGCTGCTGCTCACCCAGGCGGACTCGAAGAAGCCCACGCTCGATCAGCTCGGGAAAGGTTTTGCAGACAACGTGCTCGTGGCCGGGCAGCTCCTCTTGCCGAAGGACGTCGGGTATGGACTCGGTTTCACCACGACCGTGATCAATCACTTCCGGCATCACTTCGACAAGAAGAGGAGCGGAGCCTTCAAGCTCCAGGCGTACCCGCGCCTGGTCGATCGGAAGACCCTCGTCAACTGGCTCGTCCATCGAGGCAGGCTCGGACCCGACGCGGTGGGAGAGGCGGCGCGGCGTTGCGTGACCTTGGTCGCAATGGTCGAGAAAGAGCGGAACGGCAGCATCGATCTAGACCCAGGAAAGAAGGATGCGTTCGGCGACCGAGTGGCGCGCGTCGTGCTGCCGCTGTCGGCTCGGGATCAAACGACGATGGAACTCGCGGCGACTGCCATCGATCAACTCGGGGTCGCGCTGGGCGCGACGATGCTCGAGAACGGCCATCGCAACGGTCAGCTGCTGTGGGGTGCTCACCCGTTCGGGGCGGCGGCCATGGCCAAGACCGTGAAGGATGGAGTGTGTGATGCAAACCTGCGGGTGTTCGGCATGGACAACGTGTACGTGCTGGGTAGCGCGGCCTTCCCCGGTTTCGGTGCTACCAACCCGACGCTGACGATCGTTGCGCTCGCGCTGCGTCTGGCCGATCAGCTGGGGAAGAAACCATGA
- a CDS encoding mechanosensitive ion channel family protein: MLDSLQGQFLGNTWGRWLLASLVGLVTAFAVRVVLAFVVRRVQRVAEHTAIDWDDVVVAGLRNTKWFSYLAAGFYAGSELLHLSERLLQRVDRIAGVLLLLQIGFWFHAGINARVKRWKENVDTTPERATAASAIGFIARLALWAALLLAVMSTLGIQITALIAGLGVGGVAAALAVQTLLADVIASLSIYFDRPFDIGEFIATPDGMGTVQRISMRSTRLRALGGEELIFSNGQLLKQTIRNFGRMAERRIVFEVGVEYGTPVAKLKQLPEILGGIVAEAPDVRLDRAHFKAFGAYALIFEVVYYVQSPDFNVYMDRQQLINFAVAERFEALGVAMAFPTQTLMLRQDEAQPPKATKSASSLGAGAA, from the coding sequence ATGTTGGATAGTCTCCAAGGCCAATTTCTGGGAAATACATGGGGCCGCTGGCTGCTTGCCTCGCTGGTCGGCCTGGTCACCGCATTCGCGGTGCGGGTGGTGCTGGCCTTCGTCGTGCGGCGGGTGCAGCGAGTCGCGGAGCACACCGCAATCGATTGGGACGACGTTGTCGTCGCCGGGCTCCGGAACACCAAGTGGTTCAGCTACCTCGCTGCTGGTTTCTACGCCGGCAGCGAGCTCCTGCATCTGAGCGAACGCCTGCTGCAGCGTGTCGACCGCATTGCGGGCGTGCTCTTGCTCCTGCAAATCGGTTTCTGGTTCCACGCGGGCATCAACGCCCGCGTCAAACGCTGGAAAGAGAACGTCGACACGACGCCGGAGCGCGCCACGGCGGCCTCCGCCATCGGGTTCATCGCCCGGCTTGCGCTCTGGGCTGCGCTGCTGCTCGCGGTGATGAGCACCCTGGGCATCCAGATCACCGCGTTGATCGCCGGGCTGGGCGTCGGCGGTGTCGCCGCCGCCCTGGCTGTGCAGACGCTGCTGGCGGACGTGATCGCGTCGCTGTCGATCTACTTCGACCGTCCGTTCGACATCGGGGAGTTCATCGCGACGCCGGATGGTATGGGAACGGTGCAGCGGATCTCGATGCGCTCGACTCGCCTTCGGGCCCTGGGCGGTGAAGAGCTGATCTTCTCCAATGGGCAGCTGCTCAAGCAGACCATCCGCAACTTCGGGCGCATGGCCGAGCGGCGCATCGTGTTCGAGGTCGGCGTCGAGTACGGCACACCGGTCGCAAAGCTGAAGCAGCTCCCCGAGATCCTCGGCGGCATCGTGGCCGAGGCCCCCGACGTGCGCCTCGACCGCGCCCATTTCAAAGCGTTCGGCGCCTACGCTTTGATCTTCGAGGTCGTGTATTACGTGCAGTCGCCGGATTTCAACGTCTACATGGATCGTCAGCAGCTCATCAACTTCGCCGTCGCCGAGCGCTTCGAGGCGCTCGGAGTGGCCATGGCGTTCCCAACCCAGACCCTCATGCTGCGCCAGGACGAAGCGCAGCCGCCAAAGGCGACAAAGTCGGCCTCGTCGCTCGGGGCCGGCGCGGCCTAG